A DNA window from Mya arenaria isolate MELC-2E11 chromosome 17, ASM2691426v1 contains the following coding sequences:
- the LOC128223427 gene encoding uncharacterized protein LOC128223427 yields MEVGGRKSDDASTDFVLHCQPCLEDGREISANGFCKICKEFMCDPCISAHKRFAMSRNHVILTKDKMPSFYTNKDKADFLPTEHTSEMIKFYCPTHDDLGCSDCVVLHHITCKVEYLSETAKQYKDSEEYKTLNENISHMETVLFALNNEVNDSEAFISENTKEEIQKLRTFRAHINLVLDTRENMLLKSMKENEIKQKEILSKLRDEIKGLKQTLAETTTDMQTTEKQSHQHFIHAKMAKKQLVKLQGEINKINADIILDTSVRCTFWTDKHTEALINSSDFFGRVDFSNEGITSETDIDLSTVEWIKDAELDILCTEDILRHGITSSALVEPGKCLLVDDFNKCLKLVDINDNKVLSRIKLLGGPWQVCALPSGHAAVALPDKCKVQIVSVKNDSVVAGIHFDISGSCYGLAYTDKSLFVTYRQKKNAPARSYVERLSMTGEVLQSMTTNASSPHYLTISSSSTYLSDSAVKRIYQLDFNGSLLSTYDDPSLCWPSESINVGKERILVFARRPRHIVLINGKERNLKVILSLKDFGSQNDPDNLSFCPVSRKLLVGLEVFSAVI; encoded by the exons ATGGAGGTTGGTGGACGAAAATCAGACGATGCCTCAACAGACTTTGTTTTACATTGTCAGCCGTGCCTGGAGGACGGACGAGAGATCAGCGCCAATGGTTTCTGCAAAATTTGCAAGGAGTTTATGTGTGATCCTTGTATATCTGCCCACAAGAGGTTCGCTATGTCAAGAAACCATGTAATCCTAACGAAAGATAAAATGCCTTCTTTTTATACGAACAAAGACAAGGCTGATTTTTTGCCCACCGAACACACTAGTGAAATGATAAAGTTTTATTGTCCAACCCATGATGACCTTGGATGCTCAGACTGCGTTGTGTTACACCACATAACTTGTAAGGTTGAGTATTTGTCAGAGACAGCAAAGCAATACAAAGACTCCGAGGAGTATAAAACACTAAACGAAAACATTTCACACATGGAAACTGTGCTTTTCGCTTTGAACAACGAAGTAAACGATTCCGAAGCGTTCATATCAGAAAACACAAAAGAAGAAATACAGAAACTGAGGACATTTAGGGCACACATAAATCTTGTTCTGGATACAAGAGAAAATATGTTGCTGAAAAGTATGAAAGAAAATGAgatcaaacaaaaagaaatactttcaaaattgaGAGATGAAATAAAAGGCTTAAAACAGACTCTAGCAGAAACGACAACAGACATGCAAACGACAGAAAAACAGTCACACCAGCACTTCATTCATGCGAAAATGGCCAAGAAGCAACTTGTGAAGCTGCAAGGAGAAATCAATAAGATCAACGCAGATATAATTTTGGACACGTCTGTTCGTTGCACATTTTGGACAGACAAACACACTGAAGCTCTGATCAACTCTTCAGACTTCTTCGGACGTGTCGACTTCTCCAATGAAG GAATAACATCAGAGACAGACATCGATCTATCTACTGTGGAATGGATAAAAGATGCCGAGCTGGACATTTTATGCACAGAAGACATACTTAGACATGGGATAACAAGTTCCGCTCTTGTGGAACCAGGAAAATGTCTTCTGGTCGACGATTTTAATAAATGTCTTAAACTGGTAGATATCAACGACAACAAGGTCTTGTCACGAATTAAATTGCTTGGAGGCCCTTGGCAGGTGTGTGCCCTCCCTAGCGGCCACGCAGCTGTTGCTCTTCCAGATAAATGCAAAGTACAAATTGTGAGCGTTAAAAACGATTCAGTAGTTGCTGGTATACATTTTGACATATCCGGTTCATGCTATGGACTAGCTTACACTGATAAAAGCCTTTTTGTAACCTACAGACAAAAGAAAAATGCACCAGCACGCTCGTATGTAGAAAGACTATCGATGACTGGAGAAGTGTTGCAATCGATGACAACAAATGCTTCATCTCCACATTATCTAACCATTAGCTCTTCTTCAACTTACTTGTCTGATTCTGCTGTTAAACGAATCTATCAACTTGATTTCAACGGAAGTTTGCTGAGCACATATGACGACCCGTCACTATGCTGGCCATCTGAATCCATCAACGTCGGAAAGGAACGAATACTAGTGTTTGCTCGCCGTCCTCGTCATATAGTTTTGATAAATGGAAAGGAGAGGAACCTAAAAGTTATCTTATCGTTAAAAGACTTTGGGTCCCAGAATGACCCGGACAATTTATCATTCTGTCCAGTGAGCAGAAAACTTCTGGTTGGATTGGAGGTTTTCAGTGCTGTTATTTAA
- the LOC128224729 gene encoding E3 ubiquitin-protein ligase Midline-1-like isoform X2, whose protein sequence is MEVGGRKSDDANENASTEFVLHCQPCMKDGREISANGFCKICKEFMCDPCISAHKRFAMSRNHVFLTKDKMPSFYMNKDKADFLPTEPCLEHSSEMIKFYCPTHDDLGCSDCVVLHHRNCKVEYLSETAKQYKDSEEYKTLNKNIAHMETVISALNNDVNDSEAFVSENTKEEVQKLRNFRAQINLVLDTRENVLLKSMKENEIKQKEILSKLRDGITGLKQTLAETTTDMQTTEKQLHQRFIHAKMANKQLVKLQGEINKINAEIILDTSVRCTFLTDKHTEALINSSDILGCVDFSNEGITSETDVDLSTVEWTKDAELDIFCTEDTGKSWITSSALVEPGKCLLADYGNKCVKLVDINVNKVLSRIELLGDPWQVCALPSGHAAVAFPDENKVQFVSVKNDSVIAGTNFDVSGSSYGLAYNDKSLFVSYEYHNKAPGYSYVERMSMAGEVLQTFTTKTRAARYITVSSSSIYVALFISTEV, encoded by the exons ATGGAGGTTGGTGGACGAAAATCAGACGATGCCAATGAGAATGCCTCAACAGAGTTTGTTTTACATTGTCAGCCGTGCATGAAGGACGGGAGGGAAATCAGCGCCAATGGTTTCTGCAAAATTTGCAAGGAGTTTATGTGTGATCCTTGTATATCTGCCCACAAGAGGTTCGCCATGTCAAGAAATCATGTATTCCTAACGAAAGATAAAATGCCttctttttatatgaacaaagacaAAGCTGATTTTCTGCCTACCGAACCGTGCCTTGAACACAGCAGTGAAATGATAAAGTTTTATTGTCCAACCCATGATGACCTCGGATGCTCAGACTGCGTTGTGTTACATCACCGAAATTGTAAGGTTGAGTATTTGTCAGAGACAGCAAAACAATACAAAGACTCCGAGGAGTATAAAAcactaaacaaaaacattgcacACATGGAAACTGTTATTTCCGCTTTGAACAACGACGTAAACGATTCCGAGGCGTTCGTATCAGAAAACACAAAAGAAGAAGTACAGAAACTGAGGAATTTTAGGGCACAGATAAATCTTGTTCTGGATACAAGAGAAAATGTGTTGCTGAAAAGTATGAAAGAAAATGAgatcaaacaaaaagaaatacttTCAAAGTTGAGAGATGGGATAACAGGCTTAAAACAGACTCTAGCAGAAACGACAACAGACATGCAAACGACAGAAAAACAGTTACACCAGCGCTTCATTCATGCGAAAATGGCCAACAAGCAACTTGTGAAGCTTCAAGGAGAAATCAATAAGATCAACGCAGAGATCATTTTGGACACGTCTGTTCGTTGCACATTTTTGACAGACAAACACACTGAAGCTCTGATCAACTCTTCAGACATCTTAGGATGTGTCGACTTTTCCAATGAAG GAATAACATCAGAGACAGATGTCGATCTATCCACTGTTGAATGGACAAAAGATGCCGAGCTGGACATTTTCTGCACAGAAGACACAGGCAAATCGTGGATAACAAGTTCCGCTCTTGTGGAACCAGGAAAATGTCTTTTGGCCGACTATGGCAATAAATGTGTTAAACTTGTAGATATCAACGTCAACAAGGTCTTATCACGCATTGAACTGCTTGGAGATCCTTGGCAGGTGTGTGCCCTCCCTAGCGGCCACGCAGCTGTTGCTTTTCCAGATGAAAACAAAGTACAATTTGTAAGCGTTAAAAACGATTCAGTAATTGCTGGGACAAATTTCGACGTGTCCGGTTCATCCTATGGACTAGCTTACAATGATAAAAGCCTGTTTGTATCCTACGAATACCACAATAAAGCACCAGGATACTCGTATGTAGAAAGGATGTCGATGGCTGGAGAAGTGTTGCAAACATTTACAACAAAGACTAGAGCTGCACGATATATAACCGTTAGCTCTTCCTCAATTTACGTTGCGTTGTTCATTTCAACGGAAGTTTGA
- the LOC128224729 gene encoding E3 ubiquitin-protein ligase Midline-1-like isoform X1, translating to MEVGGRKSDDANENASTEFVLHCQPCMKDGREISANGFCKICKEFMCDPCISAHKRFAMSRNHVFLTKDKMPSFYMNKDKADFLPTEPCLEHSSEMIKFYCPTHDDLGCSDCVVLHHRNCKVEYLSETAKQYKDSEEYKTLNKNIAHMETVISALNNDVNDSEAFVSENTKEEVQKLRNFRAQINLVLDTRENVLLKSMKENEIKQKEILSKLRDGITGLKQTLAETTTDMQTTEKQLHQRFIHAKMANKQLVKLQGEINKINAEIILDTSVRCTFLTDKHTEALINSSDILGCVDFSNEGLNLRRITSETDVDLSTVEWTKDAELDIFCTEDTGKSWITSSALVEPGKCLLADYGNKCVKLVDINVNKVLSRIELLGDPWQVCALPSGHAAVAFPDENKVQFVSVKNDSVIAGTNFDVSGSSYGLAYNDKSLFVSYEYHNKAPGYSYVERMSMAGEVLQTFTTKTRAARYITVSSSSIYVALFISTEV from the exons ATGGAGGTTGGTGGACGAAAATCAGACGATGCCAATGAGAATGCCTCAACAGAGTTTGTTTTACATTGTCAGCCGTGCATGAAGGACGGGAGGGAAATCAGCGCCAATGGTTTCTGCAAAATTTGCAAGGAGTTTATGTGTGATCCTTGTATATCTGCCCACAAGAGGTTCGCCATGTCAAGAAATCATGTATTCCTAACGAAAGATAAAATGCCttctttttatatgaacaaagacaAAGCTGATTTTCTGCCTACCGAACCGTGCCTTGAACACAGCAGTGAAATGATAAAGTTTTATTGTCCAACCCATGATGACCTCGGATGCTCAGACTGCGTTGTGTTACATCACCGAAATTGTAAGGTTGAGTATTTGTCAGAGACAGCAAAACAATACAAAGACTCCGAGGAGTATAAAAcactaaacaaaaacattgcacACATGGAAACTGTTATTTCCGCTTTGAACAACGACGTAAACGATTCCGAGGCGTTCGTATCAGAAAACACAAAAGAAGAAGTACAGAAACTGAGGAATTTTAGGGCACAGATAAATCTTGTTCTGGATACAAGAGAAAATGTGTTGCTGAAAAGTATGAAAGAAAATGAgatcaaacaaaaagaaatacttTCAAAGTTGAGAGATGGGATAACAGGCTTAAAACAGACTCTAGCAGAAACGACAACAGACATGCAAACGACAGAAAAACAGTTACACCAGCGCTTCATTCATGCGAAAATGGCCAACAAGCAACTTGTGAAGCTTCAAGGAGAAATCAATAAGATCAACGCAGAGATCATTTTGGACACGTCTGTTCGTTGCACATTTTTGACAGACAAACACACTGAAGCTCTGATCAACTCTTCAGACATCTTAGGATGTGTCGACTTTTCCAATGAAGGTTTAAATCTGAGAA GAATAACATCAGAGACAGATGTCGATCTATCCACTGTTGAATGGACAAAAGATGCCGAGCTGGACATTTTCTGCACAGAAGACACAGGCAAATCGTGGATAACAAGTTCCGCTCTTGTGGAACCAGGAAAATGTCTTTTGGCCGACTATGGCAATAAATGTGTTAAACTTGTAGATATCAACGTCAACAAGGTCTTATCACGCATTGAACTGCTTGGAGATCCTTGGCAGGTGTGTGCCCTCCCTAGCGGCCACGCAGCTGTTGCTTTTCCAGATGAAAACAAAGTACAATTTGTAAGCGTTAAAAACGATTCAGTAATTGCTGGGACAAATTTCGACGTGTCCGGTTCATCCTATGGACTAGCTTACAATGATAAAAGCCTGTTTGTATCCTACGAATACCACAATAAAGCACCAGGATACTCGTATGTAGAAAGGATGTCGATGGCTGGAGAAGTGTTGCAAACATTTACAACAAAGACTAGAGCTGCACGATATATAACCGTTAGCTCTTCCTCAATTTACGTTGCGTTGTTCATTTCAACGGAAGTTTGA
- the LOC128223429 gene encoding uncharacterized protein LOC128223429: protein MFSMQPEPPVNPSQHIEPNNSVLREGATQKPEITEDPVARHIFLTAEANRTDDGFITEDEMADIFSKFDMNGDGEIDETEFIAHWTLLHLGDLEHAVTLFHRADTDKDGAISRDPDYTRLFYYTERVNLDHKISESEFITVWFSLST from the exons ATGTTCAGTATGCAGCCCGAACCGCCTGTCAACCCCTCCCAACACATTGAACCAAATaattcggttctgagggagggcgCAACTCAAAAG CCCGAAATCACCGAAGACCCCGTAGCCCGTCACATCTTTCTGACGGCGGAAGCTAACAGGACCGACGACGGTTTCATTACAGAGGACGAAATGGCTGACATCTTCTCCAAGTTTGACATGAACG GTGACGGCGAGATCGACGAGACGGAGTTTATTGCTCACTGGACGCTGCTTCACCTCGGCGACTTGGAACACGCAGTGACGCTCTTCCATCGCGCAGACACTGACAAAGATGGCGCCATTTCCCGGGATCCAGATTACACCAGGCT tttttattataccGAAAGAGTCAACT TGGACCATAAGATATCAGAGTCCGAGTTCATCACCGTCTGGTTTAGCCTGTCCACGTGA